Within the Brienomyrus brachyistius isolate T26 unplaced genomic scaffold, BBRACH_0.4 scaffold58, whole genome shotgun sequence genome, the region TTTTTAGGCCAGGTGATGACCACCTATCTGCCTGGTGTCACAGCCGAACTCTGCACGCTAAGCAGAATCCCATAATGCGAAAGGAGGGAAGTGCAGCATCTGAACTGATGAAAAAGGAAACAACTGCGTCGGAAATGGGGAGCGAAGGATCAAAAAGAAGAGTGGGAAAACTCAAAGGCAACTGAAGGAGGAGACATCTCTTAAAATCCATCCAATTGCCATAGCAACTTATCCAACGAAAGGCCGCACAGAACTGGGGCAGGAATTCAACTTACCACTTAGACgcttaaaaatgtcaaaatctTTTCAATGTGCAACACATGTACAGACACTCCCTGGGTTACAATGGGGCTACGttccagtaaaaaaaatatggtaagcgaaaatgcattttaaaaacagtacacctaacaaacatcatagactagcctaccttaaaaatgctttaaacacatacaTTAACCTACAGTTGGGCAACATTAACACAAatcttattttataataaagtgttgaataCCTTGTAATTTACTTAATAATCATACCTGTCATGAATAATCATACCTGCCAAGTCAAAATATGGTAACACGTATCATCATAATCCCTGGAGCGTCTAGTGACTTGTAGGGGATCATGAATTTATGTGAGCATTGCAGGCCTCATCTTCAGCTGGCCTAACATGTCAAAGTGGGCCTTCAGTCTTCCACGCAAGCCAACAAAGAGCCTGATCAGACGAGAGACCAGACCGTGGTCCATTTAGAAACCACAGCTACAGGACACAAGACAAAAAGACTACTAAGAAGGACAAATAGGACAGTATTCATTCTGGTGCTAGTGGTATAGCAGTCGGACCTacaggaaacaaaaaaacacaaaatagagGAAGCACGCAGTAGGAACCACGTCACAGGCCACCGACTACAATTCTGATTTGCTTCCATCTTGTCAAGAAACGTAATGCCTCTCCCGGAGACCCTGTAGCTGAAGTGTTGCTCAGTGAATGATCTCATGTGTGTCGGATGTGGAAAGACCACACTGCAATTCAGACCAGCGCTGAACTCAAGACACGGAATCGCCAGGGAAAGGCGGGAGGGCTGGTGGGGAAGGCCGGGACCGCGAAAGAGCAGAAGCAGCGCCTGGCGTCCGCGCACGACCTTAGCGTGAAGCTGCGCGCTTCGCGGTTTGAGAGAGGCTAGCAGTGCGAGGGTGACACGTCGGCATCACGTTTCACTGCATTCTTCTCTCGCCACGTCCGAATCGTGCACGCGGCACCTTAACAACTCTGACAAATGCGACCGCATGGCGCAGGGAGCCTGAGCGACACGGCCTTCTGAAGACTGAAATGGCGGCAACCTCAGTGGATTAAACCTGACCCAAGCTGTCAAAGCAGTAAATAATGACATTTTGTTGCCGATACTCCTTGATGTATACTAAGGCTACAGAGTACAGAGTACAGTTTTAGTGTGATGTcagttaggattaggattaggatagtactttattgatcccacagtggggaaatttgcGTGTTAATGTGTTAACGCATTACACGTATTACATGTTCCAGGAGGTCGGTGCATTGTTACCAGGACTTATCCGTACAGAAGGATGAAGCATTTAGGACTATAGAGAATTCCACTCCATCACTCCTGCTTAAGGAAATACATCATACTCAGGGTGCAAAATCTTTGTATTCAGGGCTCGTTTTCTGCATCATCAAGAACAGAACAGCAAAGCTGCTCCACTGAACCTCTTACATGTCCTTGGCTACAAATTTACCTAATATCTAACTCTGACTCAGCCTGTGCAAAACACATGGCAGCTTTGTCTACTTTGtatttgtcaaaaaaaaacaactgtgaCGCATGTATAAAAAGCGCTCGTGAGAGttctacttacacaaaaaagggcagaatgaagaatgattggttcagagagataacaaatcagattgtagaggaggtgggtccaggcAAGTAGAGGAGGCGGGGTGAAGACATCTGATAGGTTGGTCCTGCCTTCTCTAATTGCTTGAACCcatctcctctacaatctgattggttatctctctgaaccaatcattcttcattctgccctcaaaacatttttgtgtgagtaaaactcccatgaacatAAAAATCAGCCAAAACGCTTGGCATTGTTTCTATATTGTAGAATACATGAGGCCACAGCCTACTTGTGAATCACCGAATATGCttgaatctgacagacagcataaATTACACCTCATAACCAACTCTCACCATGATCATTCATGTGTGCCGGATAACACATGCCAACACAAGGCAAAAAAAAGGCAACAAAGATTTGGTCATTTATCAGGTTTTATACTTGTAAGTAACATTGCTGTATACAGCATTCAGATTACAAATAAATCCAACAGAAAATAAACGCAAACAAAGGAAAAATGCTGCATGAGTCCAATGAGCTCAGCAATTAAACAATCAAAAGCTGTAACTAATAATTACACATCACTGAAAGCTGACACGTGAAAAGATGTTCAGACTGAAATTTCCTGCAATTAATTTATACGCAAAACGGCTATATattaagttcattttcacaTGCTGCGTTCACCTAGAATGAAGAGCTGCTCAGAATTCCCAGTGAGGCTTCTCTAAGCTCAGTTTAATTGCGCACAAAACAATCAGACAGGAAAGGTAAGTCAACGCCGATCTCGGCCATTCGATGGTATCCGCAGACGCTGAGAAACTGACAAGCGGATCCCTGCTATTTTTACCGTTCGGAGAGCAGGAGGGAATCAATACGAAAGAGAACGGAGACAATAAAAGCTTAAATTCGAGATTCAGAAATGAGGCAGGAGCCGGTGctgaagggagggagagagcaagatggagaacTGCATAAgagtgtttgtgttaatggcCAATTAGATTGCCCTCAGCGTCCCTCCATAAACACTTTCATCGCTGTACGCGATGTACAGGAAGAAGTCCTCTTCGTGATATTCCTGTAGGAGAACGAGAGATAGGGCTTTTAGAGAAGAATCAGCGAGGTCTCCCGTAAAGGCTACCGCCTCCGCCTCAGGTAGAGCGAGCACACACCTGGTACAGCAGCCCCATGGTGGCTGAGGTGGGGGGAATCACGTTGTTGACGAAGAAGAATAGCGCGTCCTCTGCACGCAAGTGGATCCGCTTCCGAATCAGGAAGTAGAACTGACCCACTTTTTCCACAAAGACAGGGAACAGGGGCACGGTGTTTGGGTTATACTTAAATCCACTGCACAGACATGGGCCTTAGCCAATGCTAAGCAATGCTCGCTTCTCAAATAAGTTGTAACGTTTGAGATTAAACCACACTTTTGGTTTATTACACTATCTTTAATGTAACATTACGTCAAGGACATCACAGATATTCTGATGGTTTCTAAAGTAGAATGGAAATAACGCAGATGCATTACACATAaattacaaatatatatatatatatatgtatgtatgtatgttttggggcggcatggtggtgcagtggttagcactgttgcctcacacctctgggacccgggttcgaatctccgcctgggtcacatgtgtgtggagtttgcatgttctccctatgtcgtcgtggggtttcctcgggtactccggtttccccccacagtccaaaaacatgctgaggctaattgtagttgctaaattgcccataggtgtgcatgtgagagtgaatggtgtgtgagtgtgccctgcgatgggctggccccccatcctgggttgttcccagcctcgtgcccattgcttccgggataggctccggaccacccgcgacccggtaggataagcggtttggaaaatggatggatggatatgttttATGGAAGCTTGTGAGCAAACTGCTTTGGTAATAATTAGTGTTGCTGAAACATCTCAGTGTCATTTCATTGCCAGAGGAACCACTGGTCACCTGTGAGATCAGAGGGGACGAGGTACTTCTTCTTGTCCAGATCCCCTATTCTGGCTTTCGGCGCTTTCTCCACGATCACCTGGAATTAGAGAGGTAACAATCTGATGGGTCAGACCTACTGAACATTTTTCCTAACGTCAAAAGATATAATTTACAGCACGACCCTTTACCTCTGATTATTTATACAAAATTAAGATCACGCAGTAATCCAGTATGATTGGCGGTTACTTTTAATGGACCCAcaagaaaaaaagaagaagaaaaaaccaTGAAATTAGAGCCAATTAGCGCCTTTCCGATTAATCGATACGTTAAATATGCAGCCCGTCAGACATTTTTGATGGAGCAGGTCGGGACCGAAAAGTCAGCTGACAGGATGGCCATCACCACGAAGACGGGGGCTGGCCGTTTAGCAGAGCTGTGTCGGTCCTGATGTGTCACTATAAACCTGCTCTACTTCACCTCTACTAAACCATTATTTAACACCTTgcctttgtttgttttgttttaacccCGCGCTATTGATGGGTCAAAGCTGCGCCCAGCTAAACAGCCTGGCGTGCTAACCGGCTTGTTTACCGAGCTTATCACCTTATTTACCCCGAAATCGCCCGGGCAGCTGCAGTTGCAGGTGGACGGCTAGCGTCCTTTAGCTACTCACTGGCACCCTGTCCGGGTATTTCTTCCTTATTTTCTCCCCTTCCGACCGCCTCTTCTCAAACGGATGCTCTTCTTTGTACAGAAACTTCATGTTTTGTGTGGGGGTGCTAGGAGGGAAGGGGTCCCTGGTACTAGGCGAGCCTGACGTCTGGCTCCGGGGGCAGCTGTCAGTCCGGCTGAAGTCCTACGGCAGCGGCGCTCCTGCTGCGGCGGAGGGATACAGTATCGTACGCTACGGCGGTCCTCTGTATCCACGAAAGTGTTTGCGTGAAAGCATGTGGACACCTCCCAGTCGCTAACGGATTTGGCGTAAGCGCCCCGGCTACCGCGACTGGCGGCCATCCCCACGGAGTGAGAAGAAGGTCGCTGGACCGGCCGGCTTGCGGGCACCATGCAGCTGTGCGCATACATGTAGCGTGCGTGGGGCAAAGCGAGGGATGCGGCCAGGGGCGATCTCATCTACTTCAGTATTAAAATATATCCCTTATGATCTTACAAGTGCTTTCTGGATCTTTAACCCTGCCTAATGCTAAGGTATCGCCGTGTAAAACTGCCTGACGACAGGGTGACAGTGACAAATAAAATGCGCTGCTATGGAAAATAAAATCGTACAAGCTGATACAACAAAATATACAGTATGTTAGTGGTAGCCGAAGTTCTAGGAGCAACTTTTCAGACATTGGaagtcagcaccatggacagtgaAAATCAACAAAGTTGAATTAGTTCTGACGCAGTGAGAACCAGCAATATATCGTCCACTCATCGTGTGAATGTTTATCCTGGGGAAACAGTAATTCGATGTATTTTTAAACGTTATTTCTAGCTATCGAAAAGATCAGGGGCTACGTGATGATTACTTGGGGCTTGACTTTTTTTCTTGAAGGAAGATTGGGATATGGGGTTAAAATACTCGGAGCCCGAATGATCAGATCAGCTATTACAATGTGGACTAGACATGCAAGTGAGCCAcacgatgcaaaaaaaaaaaaaaaaaaaaacggtcatCACCTAGACCTACATTAAGCCATGCCCAAAACTGAGCTTGATAACCAATCCCGGGAGACCACTGTAGGCATTTTCTTCTTAACACATTAATTAACCCAGTTTTAAAGTTGACTGCACAGCAGCTGCCCCGCCTTCAACCGAGCCGCTTTAATGTATAACAGTAATAGAACAAAAATACGGCACGGAAAGTTCAGACTGCTCAGCAAAAGGCACAAGATTCACGGAAATCTTAGACCCTCCGTCCTGATATTAACATCTCAGGATTAGTTGTGGAAGACAGAGAACATGTCAGATCTGAGCTCGAGTTATTAAATGACGATGATATTAATGAAGTAGACGTGAATCATTTGAAGAGGAATATCTTCAAAATAGACACCAATCAGTGTACATTATGAGACTTTTACTGAGAAGTGTTACATATATAGGTCTATTAAAGGGAATCCCATACAATGCGACCTTCTAAATTCTTTCTGTGTGCCTGAAATATATCGTAGCAGCAATCAGGTCGAAATACTTGTTTTCAAACATTAATTCACTGACGTGTGGCTCAAAAAAATGAAGGGAATTCCAAGTAAACATTCAAAACCGCTTGGATGTATATCAGTTTTAGCACCAAGAATTCTGGATCCTGGGACTTGGACACCAGGATGGTTTGAGTTGTTTGGTGTAATAATTAGAATATGTATAAGTATGTTAAACACATAAACAAAGAGACAGTACGGTGCAAAAGTGTTAGCCAGTCAAAAGAAATgtctaaagctatttatctgggtagtaagtgctcATTtgttcagaacaaaaacacagttTAACATTAGATATACAGAAATTAAGagttacataataaaaattAGTAATTTCTTCGGTTCTCTAAAAGGTTGCTGATATCTAGTTGGTCGGCTAAacgaacaccgcttcagttcccaaacctcaccTCAGGGGTATCACGGTAATAATGGGTATTTTGAAACCCTTACAGCAAAATTAGTCGGGAGCCCTCCGCCTCCCACGGGATTTTATCGCTGACAATAtcactgctttttaaaatatggtAAACCGCGGTATAATGTCTGGACAGTATGAAAAATCAGAAATGCGGGTACCTCCAACCGTCCTCATGCACCTGCTCACCATAACAACTACAACAACTATTCTTCCTCTACTCTTTCGTCGTTGACCGCTGCTCTGTAAAGTCCgttctgccacctactggaaatacATAATCAATCTAGCACATGCGCCATCGATGCGCAAGGTTTCCACTAGACGCAAAAGGTTGAATCGcaatatgcgtacttgaccgtacttgtgttctcgcGTACCCGTGttacgtcatcttccattgccgaagtACAGTCCAAAtgctcaagaacagaagtataGAGGACGGTGAAAATCCCTGGATGTTGGTCTTGGTCCTCTagaaatatcaaggatacatctGTTGCACCCTCACCAaatgagaacaatcccatgattcactgcatcccaagttcgttcttgggaggcaagttagcaagaccgctcttgccaagaccacaaataCGATCTTTATGTTCTTGGTCTTGAAAAACACCCAAAATCTAGGCTACACGTGTGCCGGCCACAGCTATCTGCAGCCAACCCCTGATGACAAAAAATTACATCAAGCCCCCTCATCCGCAAGCGAAAGCCCACTCAGAAAAGCGAAATGCGAATTGGCCTTCACCAGACGTGGTTAGGTGCTGTCAATGAGATCAGGGTATCTATCAACCAGGCATAGGCACCACAACGGACTAGGGATTTCACCTGGCAATGTGTCGTCAAAGAGCCAATTATATTTTCAACCGGCATTTGACGCCACTTCAGGACATTCTCTGTTTAGGAACAGACTCTCATTATTGAGCCGAGTTCCCCCAGAAGTACCGACTGAACACACGCAGGACAGGAAACCACATTTCTGTGGGCTGCCTGAACAAACAGGCATTCAGCTCAATACGCCGCTGATCCATCACGTAAAACCTAAGCAGAATTAAGATCtcaataaataacaaaacaaacacacttttgactgggaggggggggtgacatGTCATAAATGTCTTGAGGTTGGTCCCTGGCAGGTAACAGAAAAGAAAACCCACCATGAAGCCACAAGACAATAGAAGAAGCAGATAAGACAGCAACAGTCTctagtgttttatttttaacgacacacacagacccagagCGTGACTGGCAGGAGAAGCCGCTTGGTTGTTAAACTCTCAATCGCCTGGGGAGTGTGTACAGCCGGAAGGGGACACGTTTTAAAATAAATCATGTTCTTGGTGAGAAAAAGTGCACATCTCGTTCTCTTTAACTAATGAAAAGGAAACACAAAGCCGATCACATTATTCAATCGTGTGTCATTCCGTGTACACAAAGTCTGCTGATTACCGAGGCTAaacggcacccccccccccccccccccactattcACGTCCTTGAGTTATTTTGAcatgtcttgttcctgctcaTTTAGCCTTAGTGTATTGTCAGAGCGGTCCCTTAAAAACAGCAAGAAACGAATATTCTCAGaaaggtttttttgttttttaaatgccGTCTGGAACTTAACAGAAGTTTTTAGTAACTACAGACCTCCAGAGGCTCGGACTGCagtcgaaaaaaaaaaattggagatTTCCCCAAAAACATCCAGCCAAACTAGCGACACGCATGGCCTCACCGTAGTAAGCTGGGGACCTACGAGCAGACTGGCCGAGCTCGCCGACACGAGCGAGACATACTtagggggcggagggggggagTAGAAGTTGGagtaagggggagggggggggggggaagagagagagagagacacctaTGCTGTGCTTTAACTGATTTCTAAAGAACAAGATGCAGAAATCAAGTGCAAATGGTCAAGAAGTAATGACTGAGGTGGGggcttgcgggggggggggggagatggccTCATGGGCTGGCTTGACAGGAGTTCTGTGTGCTGACAGC harbors:
- the gabarapa gene encoding GABA(A) receptor-associated protein a encodes the protein MKFLYKEEHPFEKRRSEGEKIRKKYPDRVPVIVEKAPKARIGDLDKKKYLVPSDLTVGQFYFLIRKRIHLRAEDALFFFVNNVIPPTSATMGLLYQEYHEEDFFLYIAYSDESVYGGTLRAI